The following coding sequences lie in one Halorhabdus rudnickae genomic window:
- a CDS encoding DUF7127 family protein has translation MELTEQTVGDAAIRRFDYEDATTFAADLGVDGTVDVVGDTAIVVTDDDQYDISVPDGETVTAFINNGVLTIEVKG, from the coding sequence ATGGAGCTCACCGAGCAGACGGTCGGCGATGCGGCGATCCGCCGGTTCGACTACGAGGACGCGACGACCTTCGCGGCCGACCTCGGCGTCGATGGGACTGTCGACGTGGTCGGCGACACCGCGATCGTTGTCACCGACGACGATCAGTACGATATTTCGGTTCCCGACGGGGAGACCGTGACAGCGTTTATCAACAACGGCGTTCTTACCATCGAGGTGAAAGGATGA
- the panB gene encoding 3-methyl-2-oxobutanoate hydroxymethyltransferase — MPTVRDVREKAGEEPITMLTAYDATTAGLAEAAGVDVLLVGDSVGNTALGHDTTLPVTVEEMESHTAAVVRGTDDALVVADMPFLSVGVDQSQSIEHCGRMLKEAGANAVKIESGPHTVELTERLTDLGIPVVAHLGLTPQHVNRLGYTRQGTSQEAAEEIRELARAHEDAGAFSLVLEHVPANLARVVTEELSIPTIGIGAGSDTDGQVLVVDDAVGLSESPPPFAEAFGDVRGEYRDALAGYVDAVEEGSFPAGEHSHVEADLDLDAA; from the coding sequence ATGCCAACCGTCAGGGACGTTCGGGAGAAAGCCGGCGAGGAGCCGATCACGATGCTGACGGCCTACGACGCCACGACCGCAGGACTGGCCGAAGCCGCGGGCGTGGACGTGCTCCTGGTCGGGGACAGCGTGGGCAACACGGCCCTGGGACACGATACTACGTTACCAGTCACTGTCGAGGAGATGGAAAGTCACACCGCTGCGGTCGTCCGCGGGACCGACGACGCGCTCGTCGTCGCCGATATGCCCTTCCTCAGCGTCGGCGTCGATCAGAGCCAGTCGATCGAACACTGTGGACGCATGCTCAAGGAGGCCGGCGCGAACGCCGTCAAGATCGAATCCGGTCCCCACACGGTCGAACTGACCGAGCGCCTCACCGATCTGGGGATTCCCGTCGTAGCCCACCTCGGACTGACGCCACAGCACGTCAACCGCCTGGGATACACTCGCCAAGGTACGAGCCAGGAGGCGGCCGAGGAAATCCGCGAACTTGCCCGTGCCCACGAGGACGCCGGTGCCTTCTCGCTCGTCCTGGAACACGTCCCCGCCAACCTCGCCCGCGTCGTCACCGAAGAGCTATCGATCCCGACGATCGGGATCGGCGCTGGTTCCGATACCGACGGACAGGTTCTGGTCGTCGACGACGCCGTCGGGCTCAGCGAGTCCCCGCCGCCGTTCGCCGAGGCCTTCGGCGACGTTCGTGGGGAGTACCGCGACGCGCTCGCGGGCTACGTCGACGCCGTCGAGGAGGGTTCGTTCCCGGCTGGGGAACACTCCCACGTCGAAGCGGACCTCGATCTCGACGCTGCCTGA
- a CDS encoding TrmB family transcriptional regulator sugar-binding domain-containing protein: MIDGSELVDGLEYLGFSRTEARTYLAVVRHERAAVDALASAVEVPESRIRRVCDRLEAKGLVAVDEQTAETTVQTRFAVDVPDERAAALAAALSTVNREYGQGTAFETIDVLESGEAVVERTVDLLARADEEIVIATSVASLPELIAPLERALDRGVLVLLAVGDGENGAGYAGGGSIVNTVAYPLPTVVTVDKRRGVVSPTSIPGAEHADVNPIAFDNFTVASKVLAFVLGTLWRTSTERAIRRPCSLPHTYGPRFWKAVLDATLYLRDDRPIRAQAAVGSGRAHDEPETVTGRVVGTRQHLVEPVTGAFPLENGLTLETDAGTVSLGGSPGAFKETYEARSVTLLEGS, encoded by the coding sequence ATGATCGACGGCTCCGAACTGGTAGACGGGCTCGAGTACCTCGGCTTCTCCCGGACGGAAGCGCGGACCTACCTCGCCGTCGTCAGGCACGAGCGGGCGGCGGTCGACGCCCTCGCGTCCGCGGTCGAGGTCCCGGAGAGCCGCATCCGACGAGTGTGCGATCGACTCGAAGCGAAGGGGCTGGTGGCCGTAGACGAGCAGACGGCCGAGACGACAGTGCAAACGCGGTTCGCCGTCGACGTTCCCGACGAACGCGCCGCCGCGCTGGCGGCGGCCCTCTCGACGGTGAACAGGGAATACGGACAGGGGACGGCGTTCGAGACGATCGACGTCCTCGAATCCGGCGAGGCGGTGGTCGAACGCACCGTCGACCTGCTGGCGCGGGCAGACGAAGAGATCGTGATCGCCACATCCGTCGCCTCCCTCCCCGAACTGATCGCACCCCTCGAACGGGCGCTCGATCGTGGCGTCCTCGTGTTGCTGGCGGTCGGAGACGGTGAGAACGGGGCCGGATACGCGGGGGGCGGCTCGATCGTCAACACGGTGGCATACCCGCTCCCGACGGTCGTGACCGTCGACAAGCGGCGGGGGGTGGTCTCGCCGACGTCGATCCCCGGGGCGGAACACGCCGACGTCAACCCCATCGCGTTCGACAACTTCACCGTCGCGAGCAAGGTCCTCGCCTTCGTCCTCGGGACGCTGTGGCGGACGTCGACCGAACGGGCGATCCGCCGTCCTTGCTCGCTCCCACACACGTACGGCCCCCGCTTCTGGAAAGCAGTGCTGGACGCGACGCTGTATTTGCGCGACGACCGGCCAATCAGGGCGCAAGCCGCGGTCGGCTCCGGACGAGCGCACGACGAGCCCGAGACCGTCACGGGTCGCGTCGTGGGCACCCGCCAGCACCTCGTCGAACCAGTGACGGGCGCATTCCCCCTGGAGAACGGACTCACACTCGAAACGGACGCGGGGACCGTCAGTCTCGGCGGGTCTCCCGGCGCGTTCAAGGAGACCTACGAGGCCAGGAGTGTGACGCTGCTCGAAGGCTCGTGA
- a CDS encoding DUF5822 domain-containing protein yields MPDRIGSTDPEGVDHGWVLQITFVLTIVGGAPVVALVSLGATLPTWSDKALFAVRAGAVVWFLTAVGVYLYARQQQ; encoded by the coding sequence GTGCCGGATCGTATTGGGAGTACCGACCCCGAGGGCGTCGATCACGGATGGGTCCTGCAGATCACCTTCGTCCTGACGATCGTCGGCGGCGCGCCCGTCGTCGCACTGGTCTCGCTCGGTGCGACGCTGCCGACCTGGAGCGACAAGGCGCTGTTCGCCGTCCGGGCCGGGGCCGTCGTCTGGTTTCTGACGGCGGTCGGCGTCTACCTGTATGCACGCCAGCAACAGTAG